CGGTATGCCCGAGTCGCCAGCCCTGCCCGCCTTGGCTGGGACCAATTAGCGGTGGCCCATAACCCTTGAACTACATCGCCAGACGAACGCGCTTGTCGCCGAAATTCGCAACGACCTCGAGTTCCCCGCCCAGCGCCCGCACAATCCGCTGCAGCGTCGAGGCCAGATAGTCACTTCTCCGCTCGAGGCGCGAGATCTCGGACTGGGTCATGTCGGCCAATGCTGCCAGTTCCTCCCGAGTTCTCCCGGTAAGCTCCCGGATCGCCCGGAGATCCATCTCAAGCAGCTCTTGCTCGACGGCACGATTGACGCGCTCGATGGCTTCAGGCGACAGTTTCTGAGCCTTGACCTGCTTCGGCTCCTCAACTTTGACGTGCACCTGACATGCAAGGCCTCGATCGAGGGGTCCGCTCGCACGCTCTCGCCGCGGACCTTCCAGCGGGCCGAGCAGGAGCAGTGAGGTCCCGATGTACAGCCGGCCATCCAAGGCCCCTTCCCCGGGATCCTGCCGGGCCTACAGCCGCCCCGGGCCGCTGGTTCAGGTGTCGGCCCGGAAGCCGATCGCGTTCGTGATGGGTGCCGCCATCAGGCTCCGGATCTCCTGCAACTCCTCGAACACCAGCGCAAGCTGAACGTCATGGAGGTCCAGCTTCTCTGCCAGCGCTTCCACGCGGCGGACGAGTTCCTCCTGGGTCACCAGGAGGTGGCGCATCCTGACGAAGGCCCTCGCCACGGCGAGACTCACTTCGACGGCGCGAGGGCTCTCGAGCACGGCCGAGAGCATCACGGCGCCATGCTTCGGCAAAGGCGTGCGGCAAGGCCGGCGAGAACTCGAGCCGGGCGAGGTGGTCACGGTTTGTGACAACCTCCTGCTTCTCGCCGGCGGTCAGGCGGAACGTGAAGTCCGCGGGGAAGCGAGTCAGGTTGCGCTTGACCGCCTGATTCAGAGCCTTGGTCTCCACGCCGTACAGCGCGGCCAGGTCGGCATCCGGCATCACGCGAAGGCCCCGCACCGTCAGGATGGCGCGGTCGATCTTCTCGACGGGAACGACGTTGGTCACGGGTCCGTTCTACCACGGGCCGCTAAGTGATCCGTCAAGGCACATTCACGGCCGCGCTGCCGTGCCCCTCGGCGGCCATCCGCGCGTGGGGCCGGGCTTGTCCTCTCAAAGCCCTTGTAGCGTGCGGCCGGGGAGAATTCGGGCCGGCGGAGTCTCCTGGAAATCCCGACGCCGCCCGGGGGAGCGCGCCGGGCGGCATCAGGGGGCGACGGTTGCCCCCGTGCGTTCCCGCCAGGCGCCGTCGCGGCCGAACGGGTACACGCAGTCGTTGTCCGGCATGTTGGTCGTCCCGAACATCAGGATCTCGCAGGGCTCGTCCGAATCGTTCCAGAGGAAGTGCGCATCTCCGGGTAGGGTCAACGCGAAATCGCCCGGACCGAGGTCGTGGGTCTGGTCATCGATGCTCATCTTGCAACGTCCGCGGAACACGAAGAACGCCTCCTCTTCCAGGGTTTCCGCGTGGTGCCGGCAGCTCCGCTGGCCGGGATAGAGGCGATGCACATCCGCGGCGACGTGACGGGCCGCGAGATGGCTGGTCAACGGGGCGCTCTCGCCGATGCTCTCGGCGCTGTCGGTGTATCGGTGGGATCTCCACCGCAGATCCGCCCACCGGACCACGCGGGGCGCGGGGTCCGCGGCAAGCCGGTCTGCGGCCCAGGCTGCCGGATCGGGCCCCGGCCCGCCTCGGGCGGCCGCCACGATCGCCGACAGGTGGAAACCCATGGCCCGGGCGATGGCGTCGAGCGTACTCCGGGGCTGCAAGGACTCGGCGTAGAACCGGACGTCGACCGGGGTTCCGGCCTCGCCGCCCTCACCTACAGTGAAGGTGAACCAGCCGCCCGACGCCTCGTGGTCCAGGATGAAGCCCGTCTGCTCCTGGATCTCGCGGAGCGCGCCGCAACCCAGCGCAGCCAGGCGGCCAGGCTCGGTCAGGAGATCGAACACGGCGCCGCGCGCTCCGGGCACGAGGCGCCAGAAATCGATGAAGTACGAGTGGTCGGGCGGTGTGGGCGGCTGCATGAGCGCCATTATGGCCCATGGCCGGCCCGGCCGAATGCCTGGCGTCCTTACGTGATTCCCCACAATTGAGAATTATTCTCAATAGAGGGTACGATTCCTTCTATTGAGAAACTTTCGCAAGAAGAGGAGCCCGGTATTGCTCAGACCGCACCATGGCCCCGCCCACGCTCTCTCCCGGGAAGCCGCCCGATGACCGAGCTGTCGCTGTACCTCCTCGAGGCCAGGCGCAGCGCGTATCGCCGCGGCCTCATGTCCCTGGCGGCAGCAGGCCGCGCCCTTTCGGAATGCGATCACTGGCACCACGATCCCGAGCGCATCGCACGCCTGACGTGCCTGGCGGACACCATCCGCAAGAACGCGCTGGAAACCGCCGAATCGCTGCGCCAGATCCAGGCACTCGAAGCCCGGATCCTCGGGTAGCGCCGGCAGCGGCGGGACAACTTACGTAGTTCCCCGTAGTTGTCGCGGGCGGCCGGTCACGCTGTACTACCACGGTACGCTGCCGCGTGGGCACGCGGGTTCGCAATGGAGGTTGGACGTGGTTCGCTCGTTGTTGCAAGGCGCGATGCTCTTCGCCCTCGTCGTCGTGGCGGCGTCGCCGGCAGGCGCGGCGGACAAGGGAAAGACCTACGGGGCCGGCGTCAAGCTCAAGGCCGCCACGCCGGTGGACAAGCTGCTTTCCAGCCCGACCAAGTGGGTCGGCAAGCAGGTGCGGGTCGACGGCGTCGCGACCAACGTCTGCGCGAAGGCCGGCTGCTGGATCGAGCTCAGCGACGCGAAGACCGGCAAGGGCATCAAGTTCAAGGTCGAGGACGGCGTCATCGTCTTCCCCCTGACGGCCAAGGGCCACAAGGCGTCCGCCGAGGGGACCTTCGAGGAGGTCGTGCTGTCGCCGGCCGAGGCCAAGGAACGCGCCTCCGAGGAGGCCGGCGAGCACGGCGGCGAGCATGGCGACCACGCCCACCACGCGGCCCAGCCGAAGGGACCGACCTACCAGATTCGCGCGACCGGCGCCGTCATCTACTAGCCCGTCATCGTTCTGGATGGGACGAACCCAGGTGGCGCCGCGCTTTCACTGGCGGCGGCTGCTGATCGCCGTCCATCGCGATCTGGGCTTCCTGCTGGCGGGCCTGACGGTCGTCTACGCGCTCTCCGGGGTGGCGGTCAACCACGTGGCCGACTGGAACCCGACCTACGAAATTCGCACGGTCAAGGTCCCCGTCGGGGACCTGCCGGCCGGAGATCCCGAGGCAGCCGCCCGGGCCGCCCTGGAGCGACTCGGCGTCACCGCGGAGCCGAAGTCGATCGTCCCGGCCGGCACCGATCGGGTGCGAATCTTCCTCGAGAACCGCACGATCACGCTGGACCTGGCCAGGCGGCAAGCGGTCGACGAGCAGGTCGCCCGCCGGCCGGTCCTGTACCAGGTGAACTTCCTGCACCTCAACCACGGCAAGGGCGTCTGGACGTGGATCGCCGACCTGTACGCCGTCGGCCTGCTCTTCATGGCCATCAGCGGGATCCTGATGATCAAGGGCCGCCACGGTATCGCCGGCCGCGGGATGTGGTGGCTGCTTGCCGGCCTGGCGCCGCCCATCGCCTTCCTGCTCTGGAAGGGCTAGCGGGGAGGTCGCCGCTTCTTCGGCAGCACCTGGAGTTCGCCGGTGGCCTTCGAGGCGCATGGCACGCAGATGGTGGTGCCCCGGGCCGCCTGGGCCCCGCACTTCTCGCACCGCTGCCGGTCGAGGGGTTCGAGAATGTTCGCCGCGTGGGTCATGCTTGGGGACATTGTCACGCACTTGCGCGTCGCGCTGCGTACGTAGTCACTACGTACCCCTTACCCGTGTGACGTAAGTAGCCGTGGTCCGGGTCAAGCAAGATCCGCGCCATACTCGCCGACAATCTGCCCGAGTCCGCCACGGCGGACGTTGGGTTGGGGGATCTCTTGGGATTGGGGAAGGCGACATGCAGGTATTGCAGGCCATTGGCCAGGTATTGGGAACGTTGGCCCCTGCGCTGGGGCAGGCATTCGGGCAGCAGCCGGCCGCGGCGCCGGCCGGCGCGCCCGCAAACGGACTGGGACTCGACGCGGCGGCGCTGACGCCGCAAGGCAACGCCGCCGCGATCACGCTCGGCAATCCGGCCGGCGCGCCGCAGGGCGCCCTTGGCGGCGCCGCGGCTCCCGAGGCCGGGGGCATCGTGGAGGCCATACTCCAGATCGTCTTCGGCTTCCTGCGGCTCTTCGGGCTCAACGTCGGCATGCCGGGCAATCCCGGCTTCGGCGACCCCGGCGGGGCGCCGATCGGCAATCCCGGCTTCGGCGACCCCGGCGGCGCGCCGATCGGCAGTCCCGGCTTCGGCGACCCCGGCGGCGCGCCGATCGGCGATCCCGGTTTCGGCGACCCAGGCGGGGCGCCGGTCGGCAACCCGTGGGAGGGCCAGGCGGCCGGCGCCGCGCAACCCGCGGCCAATGCCGCCGACTACGAGAAGGGCCTGTTCGAGCAGGCCAACGCCGTGCGCCGCGGCCTGGGCCTACGCGAATTGCGTTGGTCCGACGACCTGTCTCAGGCGGCGCGCCGCAGTGCGGCCGCGGGCACGCACCTGGCCGCGCCGGAAATCTTGTCCTTCGGCGACGGCTCTCCCGCCGACGCGATCAACATGTGGCGCGGCAGCCCTCCCCACTGGGGGATCCTGACCGATCCCGGCATGACCGAGATGGGCGCCGGCCGGGCTGGCGGCAACTCGGCCATCACGTTCCGCTGAAACAAGACCTGCCAGGCCGCCCGGACCGCCCGGGCGGCCGCGGCGCGCCGCGGTCTGTCGCCCGAGGCGTCGGCGGGGAGATCAGTCGCGCTCGTATCCCGGCGGCGTCCGGTCGAGTTCGCTGCCCGTGGGCGGGAACTCGCACTCTGCCCGGTGGATGGCTTCCCGGGCCGCCCGGGCCGCGGCTTCGCGCGCCCGGGCGCGCTTGCGTTCCGCGGCCGGGTCGCGGCTTCCGGCCGGCTTCGCCTCCGCGGGTTCCTGCGTGTAGGGCACCCTCTGCTCTGGATCCGGCATCCTGGCATCCCCCAAATTCCGAGAGATCAGCATATGCCTTCCTGCCGCGACGTCACCTGACCGCCGGCCGTTCGGCCGCCGGCGGCCGCGCCCCGGAATGGCGCGCGCCCCGGGCTGCCAGCTACCAGCCGCCGGCCGGCTGGAGGCGAATCTGCCAGTAGGGGCGGTCGTCCGGCGCCGCCAGTGCGTCCCGGGCGACCAGAAAGCCGGCGATGGACCAGCTCTGCCGCAAGCGCGTGCCGTTCCCGGGAACGCCGCGCCTGTCGTAGTACTCGGCCCAGTGCGGCGGGAGACCGGCGGCGGCAAGATCCAGCGCTTCGCGCGCCAGCGCCGCGTCGCCCGCCCCGAGCGCTGCCGCCGTCAGGATCCACAGGATGTTCGGCCAGTGCGCGCCGTTGTGGAAGTGGCCGGGGCGGCCGCGCGGATCGGAGTTCATCACGATCTCGTACTCGACGCCGTCCAGGTGGGGCCAGCACACCGCCAGCGGCATGCGCCCGAGCAGCTGGTGGCGGTTGGCCCGCACGGTCTTCACGACGGCGGCCGCTCGCGCCTCTGGCAAGATTCCGGACGCGGCCGCGAGGCAGTTGGCGAAGGACCAGAACCGCCCGTCGATGTGGCCTGCCCGCAAGGTGCCCGCCAGGTATCCCGTCTCGCGGAGGACCGCCGTCTGGCCCCCCAGCCGCGCGTAGTCGAGATTGAACGGGTTCGGGTTCCCCGGGCCATGGCTCTCGGTACCCAGCGCCAGCCGCTCGGCCAGGGTGGCGCGATCGAGCCAGTACCACCGGTTCACCCAGGAGCCGATAGCCTCGGCCTCGGCCCGGCAGAACTGCGCCTCCTCGGCGCGCCTCCCCAGCCTGCCCAGCAGCCTGGCTCCCCAGCGCAGGGCGAGGGCCGCCAGCACCTGCAGTTGCAGCGGGTAGCCATGCAGGCCGCTCGGGCGGTCGATCTCCGTGGTGGATTCCGGGGCCGCGACGAGCGGCAAGGGATCGAACCTCGGCGCCAGCACGAGATCCAGGGCCGCCTTGAACCCCGCCCGGTGCTGCCGAAGCCAGGCCACGTCCCCGGTCGTCTCGACG
Above is a genomic segment from Candidatus Tanganyikabacteria bacterium containing:
- a CDS encoding ORF6N domain-containing protein: MTNVVPVEKIDRAILTVRGLRVMPDADLAALYGVETKALNQAVKRNLTRFPADFTFRLTAGEKQEVVTNRDHLARLEFSPALPHAFAEAWRRDALGRAREPSRRRSESRRGEGLRQDAPPPGDPGGTRPPRGSAGREAGPP
- a CDS encoding helix-turn-helix transcriptional regulator, coding for MDLRAIRELTGRTREELAALADMTQSEISRLERRSDYLASTLQRIVRALGGELEVVANFGDKRVRLAM
- a CDS encoding DUF4920 domain-containing protein, with translation MVRSLLQGAMLFALVVVAASPAGAADKGKTYGAGVKLKAATPVDKLLSSPTKWVGKQVRVDGVATNVCAKAGCWIELSDAKTGKGIKFKVEDGVIVFPLTAKGHKASAEGTFEEVVLSPAEAKERASEEAGEHGGEHGDHAHHAAQPKGPTYQIRATGAVIY
- a CDS encoding cupin domain-containing protein encodes the protein MQPPTPPDHSYFIDFWRLVPGARGAVFDLLTEPGRLAALGCGALREIQEQTGFILDHEASGGWFTFTVGEGGEAGTPVDVRFYAESLQPRSTLDAIARAMGFHLSAIVAAARGGPGPDPAAWAADRLAADPAPRVVRWADLRWRSHRYTDSAESIGESAPLTSHLAARHVAADVHRLYPGQRSCRHHAETLEEEAFFVFRGRCKMSIDDQTHDLGPGDFALTLPGDAHFLWNDSDEPCEILMFGTTNMPDNDCVYPFGRDGAWRERTGATVAP